In Gemmatimonadota bacterium, the sequence CTGGCCGCCCTTACGCTCGTCGTTGCTCTGATGGGATGGCGCTCCTGGACGCGCACGCCGACATGGCTCGACGACGGCACGGTGTTCGAGACGCTGATCTCCGACTACCCGCACTCGGGCCGCTCCCAGTGGCGCATGGGCGACATCTACATGGCCCAAGGCCGTCAGAGCGAGGCGCTGCGCGCGTACCGCGAGGCGATCCCGAATCTGGGGGCGCACTACGGCCTCACGACGGAGATCGGGCGCAAGCTGCTTGCGGCGGGGAATCTTCGGGGAGCGGAGGGACTGCTTCGGCAGGCGTGGAGGGAGGCGCCCGACTTCGCGAGTGCGCCCGCCCTATTGGGTGTGGTCTACTCGCAAATGGGCGACGCGGAGCGGACCGAGCAGGCGCTCATCGCGGCGCTCGAGCTGCAGCCCGGTAACGGCGTGAGCCACCACCTGATGTCGTGGGCGCTGAGTCAGCAGGGGCGTTGGGCCGAAGCAGCCGACGCGCGACGCCGCGTGATCGAGCTCGGCGAAGATGTGTGGCAGCAGTGGACGTGGCTCGCGGATCTCAGGGCTCGCGCGGGTGACCCGGATGCAGCGCACGCGGCTCTGCAGTCGGCACGAGCGCGCGCCCGCACCGACGAGGAAAGGGCCCAGATCGACTCGCTCACCGTCCAGCTGACGACCCTCGACTCGATTGGGACGGGACACTAGTCCAGCTTTGCGAGGACCTGTTGCAGCGAGTCGCGGAGGGAATTGTGCTCCAGAATGACATTCCGGCACGACGTGTCCGCCGCGCGTAGCTGGCGCTCACGAGCTCCCCAGCCGTCGACCGAGTCGTTGTACGCGGTGAAGGTCTCCAGATATGCCGGGTACTGCTCCAGTGCTACGCCACGGGCGTCGAGGGCTTCGAAGCTGTCGATCCGGGAGCGCATCGAGTCCAGCCGGGCATCGAACGCGTGCAGCTCGCTTGCGCCGCTGGCGAGCGAGCGCTGACAGCGGTCGGCGGTGACCCGGGCTAGATAGAGGTCGTCGCGCAGGCGTGCGATCTCGTCCGAGATGCGCTGCTGTGCGAGGATGCTTTGTCCACCGAAGTAGACGATGGTGATGGTGCCGAGTGCCAGCCCGACACCGAGAGCGACCTTCACGGTCCGGTTCACCGTCGCGGCTCCCTAGAACGGCTCGTCACTGCCCCGCCACCGTGAAGCTGAACATCATGCCCGCGTGCAGATGCTCAGCGATATGGCAGTGGAGCATCCACTCCCCCGGGTTGGACATCTCGACCAGGATGTCCATGGTCGAGCCGACGGGCACAATCGCCGTGTCCTTCCAGACCAGGTTCTGGCTTTCCACCCCGTCCATCGAGAGCACGAGAAAGCGCTGTCCGTGGATGTGGATGGGGTGGTGCATCGGGTGGAACGAGTCGGGAGTGTTGAAGATCCGGATCTTCACGACGTCGCCCACGGCGAAGCGCCAATCGATGTCTCCGTTCTCCGCGCCGGTGTCGCGATCCCGCAGTACCCAGGTCACCTGCTCGCCCGTGGAGAGCCAATTCACCATCGGCATGCCGTCGTTCCACTCGATGGGCGGATAGAAGAGGGTGTCCGCTTCCATGGCGAGCACGATCGACTGGGGTAGGTCGCGGACACGAAGCGTCGTCTCCAGCTCGTGGTCGGGCTCCCTGCCGAAGAACGGCCGGAAACGGTCGATGTCCGCGATCACGTCGCTGTGTTCCCGTAGCGTTTCGAAGGCTTCGGAGATCACGGGGTCCGCAGCCGCCTCCGACACCGTCACCATCGAAAGCGTGTCGACGTGCGGGTAGAACTCGCCCCTGAAGTGGTTGATCGCCTGGATCGTGTTGGAGATCGCAACCTCGCCAGGATCGTCGAAACGTACATCGACCACGTACCGTTCCGCGGGAGCGATGACCACCGAGTTGATCCACATCTCTCGTTCGTACCTGCCCATGTCCGATGCGACGATCTTCAGGGGGTTCCCACCGAAGGTGACGTTGAACGTCCGTGAGTTGGCGACGTTCGTGAGGAAGAAACGGATCACCTCGCCTCGCTGAACGGTCAGGCGGTGATCGGTCTGTCCGTTCACCATCATGACGTTGCCGAAGCGCCCCATGAGAGCATGCGTCGGCGCGCTCTCACCCCAGGGGATCGCACCCTGCTCGTCCATGAGAATGTCATCCAGGACGAAGACCTCTTCCCGGTGGGCCGGGCCGTAGTAATCAGGATCGGGTGAGGTGACGAGCAGATTGCCGAACAGTCCGAGATCCTGCTGCACGTCCTCGCGCGTGTGCGGGTGGTACCAGAACATTCCCGAGTCCGGGAGCTTCACTTGATAGGTGAAGCTCTCACCGCGCTGTATCGCGGCCTGTGTGACTCCAGGCACACCGTCGAAGCGGTTGTCGATCCGGATCCCGTGCCAGTGGATCGTAGTGGGCATCTGGATCTCGTTCGTCACGCGGACGACGAGCGTGGCCCCCTTGGGGGCCTTGATGAGGGGGCCGGGATATTGGCCGTTGTAGCCGAACATCACCAACTCGTGACCCGCGAGAGTGCGGCGCACCATCGACACCGAGATTTCGAGCGTGTCCCCGTCGGACATCGTTACGACTTGGGAGGGCTGGGCCTCCGGGAGCGTGGAAGCGTCCACGCCGATGCCCGGAAGGAACGGCCCGACGACCGGCACCGCGCCTTCCAGACCGGGCAACACCGGCATGTTCGTATCCATCGGGACCATTCTCCAGGTACCATCCATCGCGCTTCTGTCCACGTCGTGCTGGGCGGTGAGCGGGCCGGGAAGAGTCGCGATCCACACAGATGCCAGCCAAGTTGCTGCGGTCCGTCTCATCGGGATCGGCTTCTCCGGTGTCCTAGCAGGTTGGTGAACGGCAATCGGTGAACGGTTCGCGGTCTTCCACGAGCAGCCCGGAAGGTCTTCGGAGGGTTGCGGGCGGGCAAGACGTTTCTGAAAGGTCATGATATGACGGACGCGACG encodes:
- a CDS encoding multicopper oxidase family protein gives rise to the protein MRRTAATWLASVWIATLPGPLTAQHDVDRSAMDGTWRMVPMDTNMPVLPGLEGAVPVVGPFLPGIGVDASTLPEAQPSQVVTMSDGDTLEISVSMVRRTLAGHELVMFGYNGQYPGPLIKAPKGATLVVRVTNEIQMPTTIHWHGIRIDNRFDGVPGVTQAAIQRGESFTYQVKLPDSGMFWYHPHTREDVQQDLGLFGNLLVTSPDPDYYGPAHREEVFVLDDILMDEQGAIPWGESAPTHALMGRFGNVMMVNGQTDHRLTVQRGEVIRFFLTNVANSRTFNVTFGGNPLKIVASDMGRYEREMWINSVVIAPAERYVVDVRFDDPGEVAISNTIQAINHFRGEFYPHVDTLSMVTVSEAAADPVISEAFETLREHSDVIADIDRFRPFFGREPDHELETTLRVRDLPQSIVLAMEADTLFYPPIEWNDGMPMVNWLSTGEQVTWVLRDRDTGAENGDIDWRFAVGDVVKIRIFNTPDSFHPMHHPIHIHGQRFLVLSMDGVESQNLVWKDTAIVPVGSTMDILVEMSNPGEWMLHCHIAEHLHAGMMFSFTVAGQ